AGGCATTTTAAGGTCAAATTTTTGAATAATACGTTGTATACAGGCCGAGGCATAATAACCTTCCGCTACCATATTCATCTCTAATTGAGCAGATTGAACGCTGTAACCTTTACCTATCATATTGCCGAACGTACGGTTGCGGCTGAATTGGGAATAGGCAGTTACCAAAAGGTCACCTAAATAAGCTGAATGATTTATATCTCGAGGTTGAGGGTCAATGACATCCACACAGGTTTCCATTTCACGTATTGCATTAGAGACAAGAACAGCCTGAAAATTGTCTCCAAATCCCAGCCCATGACATATACCGCCTGCCAAAGCATATATATTCTTCAATACAGCCCCATATTCCACACCAAAAATATCAGCTGAGATAATGGTCTTTATATATCTGTTTCTTAGAAATTTAGCCATTTCTTCCGCATGGTCCAAATTTTTAGAGGCCAGCGTAAGGTAAGACAGTTTTTCCAGTGATACCTCTTCTGCATGGCAAGGACCTCCTACAACCACTATATTTTCTAACGGAACATTATAATATTCCATCAGGTATTCACCTACCACCAGGTTTTCATCCGGAACAATCCCCTTAATCGCAGAGACTACAATTTTATTTTTAAAATCCTCAGGTTTTACATCTTTCAATGCCGTCTTAAGATAAGCAGCCGGAGTATTTAAAATCACAATATCTGAACGGCGGATAAGCTCGGCAGCATCAGTTGAAATTTGTTCCTCTGACAATTTAACTTCAACAGCACTCAGATAAGTGGGGTTATGCTTATATTCCAATATATATTGCAAATCTTCCGGTTTACGAACCCACCATAACACAGTTTTATCCAACAGATTATCTGTCAGCATTTTAATCATAGCTGTAGCCCAACTCCCACTGCCAATTACACCGATTTGTTTGTTTTGCATACGATTTCGTTAATTTCTTTCAAATTTAACGTTACAAATATACTCAATTAAAAACGGAAACAGTCTATTTGATGCTTTGCAGCATGAGGTCTGAAGGTGTGCAGACAAAACTTTATTGTACAGAAATATCCAAATGTTTCATATTCAACAGATAAGAGTTAAAGAAGCATAAAAGATTTCCCGGCATACCTGATGCTGTATTAAATACCTGATAAAGAAATTAAGATATGGAATGGTAATTTATAAAATTACCATTCCTAAAAAATACGGCAACTGTCTCTAAAATACAGTTGGCCAATATTATTTTTCCAACTGTCCTTTTAATCTTTGCAAACCTGTTTCGAGATCTCCGCCTAACATTTTGTCAAAATCCATACACAACAATGTCAGATTCATAGGATAATCCATGTGTCCGTCAAATCCCCAAATAACCTTTGTAGATGTAGGTGAAGTACTTTCTGTGATCATATAAGCCTTATCTTTAGATTCAAATGGCTCTATAAAACGAATCTCCATATCGATACGTTCTCCTTCGGTGATCTTCTTAATTTCCTGTTCGCCCTTACCAACATCCTTTTGCTCACTATCCCAGGCGGAAATAAATCCAGGCGTTCCGTCAGTTCCGGTATATGTTTTTTTCATATTGGGATCCATAGTTGCCCATTTACTGTAATAATTCTGATTTTTGATGTATTTGATATATTCAAACACAACTTCACGAGGTTTGTTAATAACAATTTCACGTTTTACAGCATAATCTTTCTTTAAAAACAAAGCTGCGATCAATAAGATGACAACTAAAGCCAGAATAGCTAACAGGATTTTCTTTAAAATTTTCATACCGTTTATAATTTGGGGTTAGTGAGTTAAATATAAGACAAAATTTATAATGTATCAACGGTGCAAAATAAATACACAAAAATCTCAATATCAAACAAATAGCATGTGGCTAAAATAACTTTTGCCACCATTTTTTCTCCAGGCCCACAAACCACTTATCCTGCTCCTTTTTCAAAGGATATAAATTTACAAAATTACCCTGTCCGGGATCTCCTCTTCCGGTTTTAAGAGAAAAAGCATGTCTGTGATACGGACAGATTACACGCCCCTCTTCGCACCATCCGGTAGATAAAGGAGCTCCCGCATGCGGGCACTTCTCCGAAAAAGCGACCCATTCACCGCCCTGCTGTGTAAGACAAAAATTCAATCCCGGAACTTTCACTAAACGTATTTCTTCCGGATTATTGAGGTATTGTGAAGGAATCTCTATCCATTGCATACTTAAATATACGATTAGTTGATTTGATTTTTCTATCTTTGTACAATTTTAAAAAACAGCACAATTCATGGCTTTACAATGCGGTATAGTTGGCCTACCTAACGTGGGCAAATCAACGTTATTTAATTGCTTGTCTAATGCGAAGGCACAGGCAGCAAATTTTCCATTTTGTACAATAGAACCGAATGTCGGAGTAATTACTGTTCCGGACGAACGTTTAAATAAACTTGCTGATCTTGTCAAACCTCAGCGTCTGGTTCCTAATACCATTGAGATCGTAGATATTGCAGGTCTGGTAAAAGGCGCATCCAAAGGCGAAGGTCTTGGAAATCAATTCCTGGGCAATATCCGTACAACAAATGCAATTATTCACGTATTGCGTTGTTTTGATGATGGTAATGTGATCCATGTGGACGGATCTGTAGATCCTATCCGTGACAAAGAAATCATCGATACAGAATTGCAGTTAAAAGATCTGGATACTGTTGTTAAACGTATTCAGAAGGTAGAAAAAATGGCTAAAACAGGTGGAGATAAAGATGCGAAGCGTACATTTGATATCCTTTCTGTTGTAAAAGAGCATTTGGAATCCGGTAAATCAGCTCGTACATCACCGATAGAGAAAGAAGACTTTGAGTTTATTCAGGATCTGGCTTTGTTAACTGCAAAACCGGTATTATATGTATGTAATGTAGACGAAGCTTCTGTAAATACAGGAAATGCTTATGTTGAAAAAGTAAAAGAAGCTGTAAAGGACGAAAATGCAGAAGTACTGATTATCTCTGCACAAATCGAGTCTGAAATTGCACAATTAGAAAGTTTTGAAGAGCGCCAGATGTTTCTGGATGATCTTGGATTAACAGAATCTGGCGTTCACAAATTAATCCGTGCCGCATATTCTCTGCTTGATCTGGCTACATATTTTACTGCTGGTGTACAGGAAGTCCGTGCATGGACGATTGAAAAAGGTTATACTGCACCTCAGGCAGCAGGTGTCATTCACACTGATTTTGAAAAAGGTTTTATCCGTGCAGAAGTGATTAAATATGCAGACTTTATTCAATATGGCTCAGAAGCAGCGGTTAAGGAAGCAGGTAAGCTTAGCGTGGAAGGTAAAACGTATATCGTGGAAGACGGAGACATTATGCACTTCAGATTTAACGTATAAACATATATTATAATCGAGCAAAAAAGCCTTCCCGTTATACAGGAAGGCTTTTTTGTTGCTTAATAATAGAGTAAAGCTCCGGAAACATTCCAATAGGATAAACTTGTTCCTTCAGGTTCGCCTTGAGGAATATGAACACGTATAGTATGCTCTCCGGCTTTAAGATCGCCGAGATCAATGTATATTGGATTTGTAACAGTCCCCGGACACCAGTTAGAGCGGCTTAAATCTGAAGATGACAATCCGTTTTCAAAATTTCCGGATGCAGGATTAGATAATCTGTAAGAACCACATTCTGTTCTCCAGGGTGTAAATTTGAAAGCTTGCTGACCATCTAAAAATATGGTATTTGCTTTAGGAACAAATTCATCACCTTCCCCCCAGCCACCATGACCTGTAGTAATATATCGTAACTGTGCATTTTTAACATCCTGATCTAACGTAAATTTGACCTCCACTCCTTTCTCCTGATTAAACATTGTCGGATATTCCTGTCCACCCATTTCCATTACATTTGTAGTATTGAAAAGGGAAAGTACTTTTGCTCCTTCCGAAAACTGTGGTTTTCCAGGATGTATAGTCAGACGAACAGTGACTTCATGTCCTTCTTTATCATAGTTACCGATATACGTACCGATATATACCTCTTTACCTGCAAATCTTGGAAGAAGTTCAGAGATTTCCTGACGATAGCTCACACTGTCCTGCCATGTTTTACCTTTTATTTTGATATAATTAAACTGACTGACACCAAAGGGTGTAAAAAATCGCATCAGTTCCAGTACCGGTTCAAAATTAGCGGTTTGGGTCATTCCCTGATATTTCTTCCCATTACCATTCTCATATGCGGGCAAGGTATTCATTCCGTTTTTCATTCCGTCAAGAAAACTGATATCGCGATCCGCAGGAATCAGAAATACTGAACCAGTACGATCATATGCATCTCCCTTAGCTTGCTGAATAACTTCTACAAAAGCCTGTCCTTCATTTTTTTTAAGTTCCGGTATTTTTACTTTTTTGACAATGACTGTTCCGTTTGCAAACCTCAGGATACTATCCGAACGGGTTGCATCATTAAAACGGATACGTTGTTTATAGAAGACAGGAATATCTACAAATCTGCTTTTCCATAACAAATCCCGGTACGTAAGTTCATCCACATATGAACCAGATTCCTGTAATCTGATAGATGCAGGAATACTTTTTATTTTCTCCATCTTCGTTGCTGTTATTGCGGAATTGCCATTTCGAACCATTTCCAGTACCAACCCCAGGTTTTGTCCTAATTCAACAGGTGACCCCTTGATTCCAGGCTCTTCCGTAAACCATAAATCGATAGTATTAGAATTAACAGAAGTAGTAGCTTTCTTAACCGTATAACCTAATATTTTTTTCGTTTCTCCTGTGATCACCAGTTTTTGCTTATCCAGCAAAGCTGAGTCTACAGTCGCGATTTCACGTCCTCCCTCAAAAGTTGAAATTTTATAATAAGCTCCGTTTTTACGATTCACAAAATAGCGCTCATAGGGAAAGCGGGCCTTACCGTCAAGAATCTGTTGACTGGTCACAGCAGTCTGATCTTTATTTGCGTAAACCAGGATCGGGCTTTGCTTCTCATGGATTTTACCATTACTGCTCCTCAGGTAAGAAATCTGATATCCTGACTCTTGCGCAAGTAAGGTTGTTGAAATAAGGAAAAGAAATAAAAAGGAATAAAGTTTCATATGTAAATAATTTGATTTTCAATGGTCATATGGAATATCCAAACTATATTCATTCGTATTTGTGCAGTCTCTACTACATGGATATTTCATATGTAAATAATTTGCTTTTTAAAAGGTTATCCATTTGTCTTTGATCCAAACCCAGTATAACGAATACATAAAATGATTAGATGTATTGACGCCTCTTGAGCATTTGCTAAATGGATATTGCATGGTGATATGGTTTGAATTTCAAAAATAGGATTTTATGTAAGCGAATCAAATCTTAAGATACAATAAAATACAAAAAGAAAAAGCCTGGAAGAATCGGGCGATTTTCCAGGCTCTAAAATACCTCTTAACGAGGCAATCAACCTAAACCTAAGACGAAGTTAGAGGTAATATAATTAACTTGCAAATTTATTTTATCTTTTTGGGAAATTATCTGATGATTGTTGCTCTACAACCGGTTGTTTTATCGAATAACAATAAAATTTTTAAAAAAATAAAGGTTTTCAAACGGGGAGAATGAAAACCTTTAATAACCAATTATAAACCTAAATTATGATAGCACAAAGATAGTGTACATATTACACTATTCAAAATATTTTTTATTTTTTTTGAATTAGAAGTATATAAAGCATTTCCGATTCTTCTGCTGCAGGTGGGGACACCTTCAGACGCTTTGTGCGATATCATCTTGCAAATATATTAAGCTAAAACTCACACCGCGTCGGCTGGCGTTCACGCCAACTTTTTTATTTATACAATATCTCAAAGTGCTTCCGGTTCTATTTCTCAGGTGGGGATACCTGTAGACGCCTTTTCATTTTTACACTGCAGGCAGTAACACTTTACAGACACCATGTGAGATGACATTTACTAAAGCACTAAGTCAAAACTCATACCGCGTCAGTTGGCGTTCCCGCCAACTGCTATATCTATACAATATCAAAGTGCTTCCGGTTTTATTTCTCAGGTGGGGACACTTGCAGACGCCTTTTCATTTCTACACTGCAGACACAAACACTTAAAGACGACATGTGAGATGATATTTACCAACGCGCTAAGCCAAAGCGCATGTCGTGTTGGTTGGCGTCCCCGACAACTGTTTTATTTTCTGAACACAAAGCTTATTAATTTTTTATATGAATTGCTAAATAAGATTAAGGTCTGTACTCCCTTTAAGAATCTAAAAACCGGATAAAAAAGAAAAGGTTTCCAAACGGGGAGAGTGGAAACCTTTATAACCAATTATAAACCTAAATTATGATGACACAAAGATAGTGTATTATTAACACTATGCAAATTTATTTTTACATTTTTTTTGCCACTCCGATTCGTACATACTCTTCAGGCATAATCCTATTTATGACCCTCTATAATTCAGCATACAAATGACAGTAAGAAGCATATGAATCGGTATATTTGTATAAATTAAATTATATTATGTTTACAGGTATTATAGAAACATTAGGCCGGGTCAAAGATATTGTCAGTGAAGACAGTAATCTCCATTTATATATAGAATCTGCGATTTCCAATGAACTTAAGATTGACCAGAGTATTTCTCACAATGGTGTCTGCCTGACTGTCGTAGGTCTGGAAGGAAATACACACAAAGTCACAGCTATTGATGAAACATTGAAGAAAAGCAATCTGGGTAGGCTAAAGACTGGAGATATTGTCAACCTGGAACGATGCACGTTGATCGGAGACCGGTTAGACGGACATATTGTACAGGGACATGTGGATCAGACGGCAGTATGTACAGCAAAAGAAGATCAGAACGGCAGTACTATATTCACCTTTACATATGATCCCGGCACACAGAATATGACCGTAGAAAAAGGTTCTGTTACTGTTAATGGAATCAGTCTTACCGTAGTCGGCTCTAAAGATCATGAATTTTCAGTAGCTATTATTCCATACACTTTGGAGCACACCAATCTGGGACAGATCAATGTAGGTGATGAAGTTAATCTGGAATTTGATATTGTAGGCAAATATGTAGCTAAAATAATGAGTCTGAGAAATTAGATCTTATTCCAGATAATGTCCCTGACGCATTAATAAGGCTCTGTACTTATTAAAAACACTGGACTTCGAAACAAATCCGAGATAGTGATCCTCTTTGTCTACCACAGGGAGGATCCACACATCTTCTTTATTCATTTTTGACATTACGATCTCCATATTCTCGTCCCCTTTGATAATGTCATTGGGTTTCTGTACCAGAGTTCCGAAATCTTTATCAATCCCCTCCTCTTCACCTAAAAGAATAGAAAGTAAGTATTCTATATATAAGATTCCCAGAAATTTACCTTTATCATCCACTATTGGAAAGATGTTCCTTTTAGAATGTATAATATCATGCTTACGCTCATTAGGAGTCTCCCCGGGTCTTAATATTACAAAATTGGTTTCCAATACGTACCGGAGCTTCATCATGCTCAAAACAGATCTGTCTTTGTCTTCGTAGGAAACCAGATCACCTGAATCTGCCAGTACTTTAGTGTAAATAGAGTGTTTAAGTACAGCCCTGTTAATCAGATAAGCTATAGAAGCGACCAGCATAAGCGGCACCATCAGGGTATAACCTCCTGTGATCTCTGCGATCAGAAAAATACTGGTCAGCGGTGCATGCATAATACCGGCTAATGCTGCTGCCATTCCTGCCATTACGAAATTAGGAATATTCAATGTCACAAGACCTGTCAGATTCATTCCGTATGCAAATGCAAAACCCAACAGGCCACCCATGACCAGGCTGGGACCAAACACTCCTCCGTTTCCCCCTCCGTTTAAGGTGAAAAGAGCTGCAAATGATTTACCAAACAGCGTCAGAACGGTATAAACAACTACGACCCAGCCAATATCCTTATAACTGGAAAATAAACTGTTTTTGACAATGGAGTCGAAACGTCCATCCAGTAACTGCTGAATAGTTAAGTATCCCTCTCCGTACAACGCCGGAAAAATAAAGATCATCAGTCCCAGGGAAATGCCACTGAACCATACCTTATTGTAGGGGTTCTTAATCTTACTGAACCAACCCTTTAT
The Sphingobacterium spiritivorum genome window above contains:
- a CDS encoding NAD(P)H-dependent glycerol-3-phosphate dehydrogenase, which produces MQNKQIGVIGSGSWATAMIKMLTDNLLDKTVLWWVRKPEDLQYILEYKHNPTYLSAVEVKLSEEQISTDAAELIRRSDIVILNTPAAYLKTALKDVKPEDFKNKIVVSAIKGIVPDENLVVGEYLMEYYNVPLENIVVVGGPCHAEEVSLEKLSYLTLASKNLDHAEEMAKFLRNRYIKTIISADIFGVEYGAVLKNIYALAGGICHGLGFGDNFQAVLVSNAIREMETCVDVIDPQPRDINHSAYLGDLLVTAYSQFSRNRTFGNMIGKGYSVQSAQLEMNMVAEGYYASACIQRIIQKFDLKMPICDAVYKILYQQSPALPTIKTLADSLT
- a CDS encoding SRPBCC family protein, whose protein sequence is MKILKKILLAILALVVILLIAALFLKKDYAVKREIVINKPREVVFEYIKYIKNQNYYSKWATMDPNMKKTYTGTDGTPGFISAWDSEQKDVGKGEQEIKKITEGERIDMEIRFIEPFESKDKAYMITESTSPTSTKVIWGFDGHMDYPMNLTLLCMDFDKMLGGDLETGLQRLKGQLEK
- a CDS encoding Rieske (2Fe-2S) protein, with protein sequence MQWIEIPSQYLNNPEEIRLVKVPGLNFCLTQQGGEWVAFSEKCPHAGAPLSTGWCEEGRVICPYHRHAFSLKTGRGDPGQGNFVNLYPLKKEQDKWFVGLEKKWWQKLF
- the ychF gene encoding redox-regulated ATPase YchF, which encodes MALQCGIVGLPNVGKSTLFNCLSNAKAQAANFPFCTIEPNVGVITVPDERLNKLADLVKPQRLVPNTIEIVDIAGLVKGASKGEGLGNQFLGNIRTTNAIIHVLRCFDDGNVIHVDGSVDPIRDKEIIDTELQLKDLDTVVKRIQKVEKMAKTGGDKDAKRTFDILSVVKEHLESGKSARTSPIEKEDFEFIQDLALLTAKPVLYVCNVDEASVNTGNAYVEKVKEAVKDENAEVLIISAQIESEIAQLESFEERQMFLDDLGLTESGVHKLIRAAYSLLDLATYFTAGVQEVRAWTIEKGYTAPQAAGVIHTDFEKGFIRAEVIKYADFIQYGSEAAVKEAGKLSVEGKTYIVEDGDIMHFRFNV
- a CDS encoding PNGase F N-terminal domain-containing protein, which codes for MKLYSFLFLFLISTTLLAQESGYQISYLRSSNGKIHEKQSPILVYANKDQTAVTSQQILDGKARFPYERYFVNRKNGAYYKISTFEGGREIATVDSALLDKQKLVITGETKKILGYTVKKATTSVNSNTIDLWFTEEPGIKGSPVELGQNLGLVLEMVRNGNSAITATKMEKIKSIPASIRLQESGSYVDELTYRDLLWKSRFVDIPVFYKQRIRFNDATRSDSILRFANGTVIVKKVKIPELKKNEGQAFVEVIQQAKGDAYDRTGSVFLIPADRDISFLDGMKNGMNTLPAYENGNGKKYQGMTQTANFEPVLELMRFFTPFGVSQFNYIKIKGKTWQDSVSYRQEISELLPRFAGKEVYIGTYIGNYDKEGHEVTVRLTIHPGKPQFSEGAKVLSLFNTTNVMEMGGQEYPTMFNQEKGVEVKFTLDQDVKNAQLRYITTGHGGWGEGDEFVPKANTIFLDGQQAFKFTPWRTECGSYRLSNPASGNFENGLSSSDLSRSNWCPGTVTNPIYIDLGDLKAGEHTIRVHIPQGEPEGTSLSYWNVSGALLYY
- a CDS encoding riboflavin synthase; this encodes MFTGIIETLGRVKDIVSEDSNLHLYIESAISNELKIDQSISHNGVCLTVVGLEGNTHKVTAIDETLKKSNLGRLKTGDIVNLERCTLIGDRLDGHIVQGHVDQTAVCTAKEDQNGSTIFTFTYDPGTQNMTVEKGSVTVNGISLTVVGSKDHEFSVAIIPYTLEHTNLGQINVGDEVNLEFDIVGKYVAKIMSLRN
- a CDS encoding chloride channel protein, whose translation is MKINFRQRLEILNKWRMKKISNRNFLIILAFVVGIIGGIAASVLKGMTHFIASALQDDVEWHYKYSFYLVFPLIGILLSVLYIRKFLKGKNFEHGITPIIYSISRKSSRIEPHNVYSQIITSAVTVGFGGSSGLEAPIAYSGSAIGSNVGRFFGLQYREITMLLACGAAAGISGAFNSPVAGMIFAIEILLPEFSIPAFIPLLISSALASVVSRLLYSEPLFHTATSDWEFKALFFYILMSVLVGLYTVYFAKISALIKGWFSKIKNPYNKVWFSGISLGLMIFIFPALYGEGYLTIQQLLDGRFDSIVKNSLFSSYKDIGWVVVVYTVLTLFGKSFAALFTLNGGGNGGVFGPSLVMGGLLGFAFAYGMNLTGLVTLNIPNFVMAGMAAALAGIMHAPLTSIFLIAEITGGYTLMVPLMLVASIAYLINRAVLKHSIYTKVLADSGDLVSYEDKDRSVLSMMKLRYVLETNFVILRPGETPNERKHDIIHSKRNIFPIVDDKGKFLGILYIEYLLSILLGEEEGIDKDFGTLVQKPNDIIKGDENMEIVMSKMNKEDVWILPVVDKEDHYLGFVSKSSVFNKYRALLMRQGHYLE